From one Lolium rigidum isolate FL_2022 chromosome 4, APGP_CSIRO_Lrig_0.1, whole genome shotgun sequence genomic stretch:
- the LOC124706579 gene encoding chitinase 2-like isoform X3 — protein MSTPRTHPSLSPILILAVLAAVLATAARAQTCGSQAGGATCANCLCCSQFGFCGNTSDYCGAGCQSQCTGCSPVQSGEGVASILSKDLFEQMLLHRNDAACTARGFYTYEAFLAAAATFPAFGSTTEGLSVETRKREVAAFLGQTSHETTGGWPTAPDGPLTWGYCFKQEREPKSIYCDTTKPEWPCAPNKEYIGRGPIQLTWNYNYGLAGRALSLDLLNNPDLVAADAVVSFRTALWFWMTPQANKPSSHAVITGRWTPTAADNAAGRVPGYGVITNIINGGLECGIGPDPRVADRIGFYQRYCGILGVDTGSNLDCYTQRSFNLGVPSTGLAAQ, from the exons ATGTCGACACCGAGAACTCATCCGAGTCTGTCGCCCATCCTGATCCTGGCCGTCCTGGCCGCGGTGCTCGCCACGGCCGCTCGCGCCCAGACGTGCGGCTCGCAGGCCGGCGGCGCGACGTGCGCCAACTGCCTCTGCTGCAGCCAATTCGGATTCTGCGGCAACACCTCCGACTACTGCGGCGCCGGCTGCCAGAGCCAGTGCACCGGCTGCAGCCCCGTCCAGAG TGGGGAGGGCGTGGCGTCCATCTTGTCCAAGGACCTCTTTGAGCAGATGCTCCTCCACCGCAACGACGCGGCGTGCACGGCCAGAGGGTTCTACACCTACGAGGCGTTCCTCGCGGCCGCCGCAACGTTCCCGGCCTTCGGCAGCACGACGGAGGGGCTGAGCGTCGAGACGCGGAAGCGGGAGGTGGCCGCGTTCCTGGGCCAGACCTCCCACGAGACCACCGGCGGGTGGCCGACAGCGCCCGACGGCCCCTTGACGTGGGGCTACTGCTTCAAGCAGGAGCGCGAGCCCAAGTCGATCTACTGCGACACCACCAAGCCGGAGTGGCCATGCGCGCCCAATAAGGAGTACATCGGCCGCGGCCCCATCCAGCTCACCTGGAACTACAACTACGGCCTCGCGGGGCGCGCGCTCAGCTTGGACCTGCTCAACAACCCGGACCTGGTGGCGGCGGACGCCGTGGTGTCCTTCAGGACGGCGCTCTGGTTCTGGATGACCCCGCAGGCGAACAAGCCGTCGTCGCACGCCGTCATCACGGGGCGGTGGACGCCCACGGCCGCCGACAACGCGGCCGGCCGCGTTCCCGGGTACGGAGTGATCACCAACATCATCAACGGCGGGCTCGAGTGCGGCATCGGCCCGGACCCCCGTGTGGCCGACCGGATCGGCTTCTACCAGCGGTACTGCGGCATCCTCGGCGTCGACACCGGGAGCAACCTCGACTGCTACACCCAGAGGTCTTTCAACTTAGGTGTGCCATCCACCGGGCTCGCCGCGCAGTGA
- the LOC124706579 gene encoding chitinase 2-like isoform X1, with product MSTPRTHPSLSPILILAVLAAVLATAARAQTCGSQAGGATCANCLCCSQFGFCGNTSDYCGAGCQSQCTGCSPSQCSGCPSPTPPPGPSGEGVASILSKDLFEQMLLHRNDAACTARGFYTYEAFLAAAATFPAFGSTTEGLSVETRKREVAAFLGQTSHETTGGWPTAPDGPLTWGYCFKQEREPKSIYCDTTKPEWPCAPNKEYIGRGPIQLTWNYNYGLAGRALSLDLLNNPDLVAADAVVSFRTALWFWMTPQANKPSSHAVITGRWTPTAADNAAGRVPGYGVITNIINGGLECGIGPDPRVADRIGFYQRYCGILGVDTGSNLDCYTQRSFNLGVPSTGLAAQ from the exons ATGTCGACACCGAGAACTCATCCGAGTCTGTCGCCCATCCTGATCCTGGCCGTCCTGGCCGCGGTGCTCGCCACGGCCGCTCGCGCCCAGACGTGCGGCTCGCAGGCCGGCGGCGCGACGTGCGCCAACTGCCTCTGCTGCAGCCAATTCGGATTCTGCGGCAACACCTCCGACTACTGCGGCGCCGGCTGCCAGAGCCAGTGCACCGGCTGCAGCCCC AGCCAGTGCAGCGGCTGTCCCTCCCCTACCCCTCCCCCCGGGCCGAGTGGGGAGGGCGTGGCGTCCATCTTGTCCAAGGACCTCTTTGAGCAGATGCTCCTCCACCGCAACGACGCGGCGTGCACGGCCAGAGGGTTCTACACCTACGAGGCGTTCCTCGCGGCCGCCGCAACGTTCCCGGCCTTCGGCAGCACGACGGAGGGGCTGAGCGTCGAGACGCGGAAGCGGGAGGTGGCCGCGTTCCTGGGCCAGACCTCCCACGAGACCACCGGCGGGTGGCCGACAGCGCCCGACGGCCCCTTGACGTGGGGCTACTGCTTCAAGCAGGAGCGCGAGCCCAAGTCGATCTACTGCGACACCACCAAGCCGGAGTGGCCATGCGCGCCCAATAAGGAGTACATCGGCCGCGGCCCCATCCAGCTCACCTGGAACTACAACTACGGCCTCGCGGGGCGCGCGCTCAGCTTGGACCTGCTCAACAACCCGGACCTGGTGGCGGCGGACGCCGTGGTGTCCTTCAGGACGGCGCTCTGGTTCTGGATGACCCCGCAGGCGAACAAGCCGTCGTCGCACGCCGTCATCACGGGGCGGTGGACGCCCACGGCCGCCGACAACGCGGCCGGCCGCGTTCCCGGGTACGGAGTGATCACCAACATCATCAACGGCGGGCTCGAGTGCGGCATCGGCCCGGACCCCCGTGTGGCCGACCGGATCGGCTTCTACCAGCGGTACTGCGGCATCCTCGGCGTCGACACCGGGAGCAACCTCGACTGCTACACCCAGAGGTCTTTCAACTTAGGTGTGCCATCCACCGGGCTCGCCGCGCAGTGA
- the LOC124706579 gene encoding chitinase 2-like isoform X2: MSTPRTHPSLSPILILAVLAAVLATAARAQTCGSQAGGATCANCLCCSQFGFCGNTSDYCGAGCQSQCTGCSPCSGCPSPTPPPGPSGEGVASILSKDLFEQMLLHRNDAACTARGFYTYEAFLAAAATFPAFGSTTEGLSVETRKREVAAFLGQTSHETTGGWPTAPDGPLTWGYCFKQEREPKSIYCDTTKPEWPCAPNKEYIGRGPIQLTWNYNYGLAGRALSLDLLNNPDLVAADAVVSFRTALWFWMTPQANKPSSHAVITGRWTPTAADNAAGRVPGYGVITNIINGGLECGIGPDPRVADRIGFYQRYCGILGVDTGSNLDCYTQRSFNLGVPSTGLAAQ; encoded by the exons ATGTCGACACCGAGAACTCATCCGAGTCTGTCGCCCATCCTGATCCTGGCCGTCCTGGCCGCGGTGCTCGCCACGGCCGCTCGCGCCCAGACGTGCGGCTCGCAGGCCGGCGGCGCGACGTGCGCCAACTGCCTCTGCTGCAGCCAATTCGGATTCTGCGGCAACACCTCCGACTACTGCGGCGCCGGCTGCCAGAGCCAGTGCACCGGCTGCAGCCCC TGCAGCGGCTGTCCCTCCCCTACCCCTCCCCCCGGGCCGAGTGGGGAGGGCGTGGCGTCCATCTTGTCCAAGGACCTCTTTGAGCAGATGCTCCTCCACCGCAACGACGCGGCGTGCACGGCCAGAGGGTTCTACACCTACGAGGCGTTCCTCGCGGCCGCCGCAACGTTCCCGGCCTTCGGCAGCACGACGGAGGGGCTGAGCGTCGAGACGCGGAAGCGGGAGGTGGCCGCGTTCCTGGGCCAGACCTCCCACGAGACCACCGGCGGGTGGCCGACAGCGCCCGACGGCCCCTTGACGTGGGGCTACTGCTTCAAGCAGGAGCGCGAGCCCAAGTCGATCTACTGCGACACCACCAAGCCGGAGTGGCCATGCGCGCCCAATAAGGAGTACATCGGCCGCGGCCCCATCCAGCTCACCTGGAACTACAACTACGGCCTCGCGGGGCGCGCGCTCAGCTTGGACCTGCTCAACAACCCGGACCTGGTGGCGGCGGACGCCGTGGTGTCCTTCAGGACGGCGCTCTGGTTCTGGATGACCCCGCAGGCGAACAAGCCGTCGTCGCACGCCGTCATCACGGGGCGGTGGACGCCCACGGCCGCCGACAACGCGGCCGGCCGCGTTCCCGGGTACGGAGTGATCACCAACATCATCAACGGCGGGCTCGAGTGCGGCATCGGCCCGGACCCCCGTGTGGCCGACCGGATCGGCTTCTACCAGCGGTACTGCGGCATCCTCGGCGTCGACACCGGGAGCAACCTCGACTGCTACACCCAGAGGTCTTTCAACTTAGGTGTGCCATCCACCGGGCTCGCCGCGCAGTGA